TACGTAACCTCAATTTGCAGGGAAATAAACTGAACGCTATTACGGACAATCTGTTTTCGAATAATTCACGTTTGGAGCAATTAGATCTATCACGAAATCTCATACGCACCATAGCGCCAGCCGCATTCGAATCTCAACGTTCCTTAGAGTATCTAGATTTGTCAAGTAATGCCTTGTCCGACATCTCGGTGAGTCTCTCGAATTTAGCGAACTTACATGAGATCGATTTGAGTTACAATAAGATTACACACGTACATGCAGACGTTGTGTCCTCGTGGCGCAATGTGGTTGAAATACGTTTAGCCAATAATCTTATAGTCGAGCTGAAACATGGCACCTTCCGCAACTTACCGAAGTTGCAGTATCTGGACTTATCCAGCAATGAGATCAGTGCGGTTGAACCTGGAGCACTTAAGCACCTGCCGGAGCTGCAGGAATTTGTTTTGGCAGACAATAAACTGGTGGAGTTGAAAGACCATGTTTTCGAAGATCTACCAAACCTACTCGCTTCGCACTTTCAATACAACACATTGCGGTATTTATCACCAGACAGCTTCTTCAACTCACCCTCCATGGTGTTCTTAAATTTATCGAATAATAATTTTCATAATATGGAAAATATAGGCCTACGCGCAATGCGGAACTTAGAAGTTTTAGATTTGTCGACGAACGATGTCCGCATGGTGAATACAATGCCTTTAAGGTCCTTGAACTGGTTGGTAGAGCTAAAAATGGATAATAATCGAATATGTAAAATTCAGGTGAGTATCGTGGGGAATAAGTAGGCATTAGCCCTCCTCTCAATGGGCAGAAtgtatctaatttttttttttctacttaaggGCGGTCCTTTTGAAACAATGCCACGTCTACGTGTGCTCTCCATGCGTAACAATCACCTACGTACAATCCGGGAAGCAACATTCCGAAATTTACGTGGCAACATAGCTATTCTTGATGTGGATGGTAAGATCGAATTGTGAGGTATAACGAAGAGATATTCCGCGATCCCTTTTAAGCTTTACTTTGAGGACAATTCGGTTCGATTTGTGATTGtcttcataccaaaataaagaaGAGATCACGGAAAATCATTCGCAATCGAAATCAAACATCCTACTTCTGCCCTTCGATATACccaaaaattacatttaaatttctttaatcCCCAGGCAACCCTATCAACTGCTCTTGCGAAATGCAATGGCTTTCCGTATGGCTACAGGAAACCAATTATCCCTACCCCGGACCAAAATGTCAAGATGGACGACTACTGCGCGCCTCACGCATCGACAGAAGTCTCTGCGCCAACTTTGATGATACCAACCAACGCACGGGAATTTCTACGGGTGGAGCTAACTTCAATAACGACAACGCCAACCATTTACCGCTATTAAATGATCATGGAGACATCTTCCAACGAGAGCTGCGAGAGGAGTTCAGTGATGAGTGTGTTGAGGTTTATGACACACCAACTGGCGAACGACCACTGGCCGGTGAAAGCGAATACTTTTACGATCAATATGTCGACTACACACCCTCCAATGAGACGAGCGCGTATGTAAGCACAGATGCGCCGAATACAGCGCACGCGAGCACTGCAAGTAATTCAATACTAAACGCACCACATAAAACACCGCTAAGCTCAGACGTTGATTTGAATAAGACGATATTGAATACGAACTACTTCAAACGGCCGCCACCACCAACGCAATCCAGTTCGCCATTCACAATCTTTGGTTACCCACTGCCATCGTTGAACTTGAGCCGCTTTTTCGGCATTGGACAGCGCGCACGCAAAGATCGTGGCGAAAATACAAACACCACTAAACAAACCACTGAAAGTGGACTTGATGCAATGCCGGCCACGCACCGCATGCATACACCGCACGGAAAGGTGCGCATGTATCAACCGAATAGCGCAGAGTTCGAAAAATATCTGAGTCAATCTGATTCGCAGTATCATGATGCTTCGGCGCGTAGCCGTAAAACAACCACAGTGGCAGCAAGTGTCGACTCGAGCTCCGATGAGACAATGAATAGTGAAACGCCGAGTAGCGTTTTCAAAACAGCGTTTCGCGAGCCGACAAGCGTAGAGCGCGGTGGATTTCGTCCTATAGTGCCGGAGCATGTGGGAGGTTTCATACCAATGCCTGATCCCTCAAAACGGCGTGGTGTTGTGGAACCCATACCAACTCCCACGAAGTATATCACGCAACAAGCGGAACGTAATTATATACCGCTAGTAGCCGTTCATGCTGACAGTAACCCCAAACAACTAACGCAACAATCAAATTTAGGCGATTCGCCAATCGAAGCGCCCACAACAGCAGAGCCAGAGAGCGAGGAGTTTGAAACACAGACTTATTATGTAACTGAAAATCCTGCAGAATTTACGATAACCCCGAGCCCTCTGACGCCACCATAtgaaacaacaacaccaacaaacgCTAAAGTTAGTATAAGAACGTCGAGCCCAAATAGCATTCATACTTCACCACAAGCTGCGGCAACATTAGCAACTGCGCCAACGAATGCTTTGTCTACCACAACTACAACAACATCGGCGCCGACAACAACGCGCACAAAATCTGCTTCTCAAGCGCCGGCATTTAGTATGCGCGATAGCGATGAGTTTGATAGCGCCGGTTTCTATGATGATTTGGAAGCGCAATCCGTCGGTATGCTTAAGCCGCCTCCGCTCATACAAACTACCACAGCAGAGACCATTTTACTTATACCACCACCAGAGGAGCATGTCGAACAAATCAAGCGTCAATCTTGGTTAACAAAAGCACCAACCACAACGGAAGTGTCAACGGCAATCGATCACATCGAAAATAGCGCTGAGCATCCAACTACACCCGTAACATCTGCAAATGGCCCAcaaaggcaaccgcggccttcagGTGGGCGTTCTATTATAACAAAAGTTTACACACCACAAATTCAAAATCAATATTTACCCACAGCGGAGGAATATCATCGCACAACGCCACATAATGACCGCGCTTTTGTGGGTTCAGACGGTGCAGCAGATCAATTGGCACTACAGCACCAACAACAGTTTGAATATAATGCACTTGATGCAGCGGACGCCGAATCAGTAGATACAGCAGCGTCTGAATATCAACAAGCGGAACGCGTGGATCGTAAGGATGGCATGGATTGGTATTATGAGAGTTTTAAGAAACCACGTCTTGTAGCGCCGGCAGGCAGTAGTTTGCGTAGTGAGACGCATTTTATGGGGCATGTTGGAAGCGATGGTATGAAAGTGAGACGTGTGGTATGTGTGGAACTTATGTTCGCTTTGCTGCTGCTTTTTGGCGTACAGATATTGTATTGAAATGTT
The Eurosta solidaginis isolate ZX-2024a chromosome 5, ASM4086904v1, whole genome shotgun sequence DNA segment above includes these coding regions:
- the atk gene encoding protein artichoke is translated as MKRRRSIKIPWAVSIPSYTQNVHNKYKHPRLCSTLVFVMRYTLLLWLIIATMILREGVQAEGCPPSEAILPCRCSLRGKEIQIWCSHSNLPQIMDSIKALERNIKGPIDELVLENNQLPALPGRFFGTLQIVRLMLRYNSIERVSNGWLNELENRLVEVYIVEPQLRSIPVESLNGMINMIAITIQSDELKHLPDFSGLLSLTYLSVQSKSLTELQPHWFRHLPKLQNVHINGGPNLIRLESDTFDGLISLKNIDLSRNAINWIHLRALMRLPNLVNLKMSYNDISDVGMVGRIVKDLENLKKLRLDHNIINIVEDGSFVDLPHLSELHLNDNRITELQYGAFLRTPMLRTLYLHNNHIRRIHPESFMQASGSGIEIVYAYNNEIEQIGELRSLLDALPALKFLDMSNNYLTHVPFGALRGHGTLEQLHLNNNLLRSIERDALMAMPALRELRMRNNSLTHELPMPFWNLPGLKGLDLALNNFRMVDSYLLAGLPFLRRLDLSENGLMKLDPTAFIHNPMLETLNISYNELATIHSATLRNMNRLFEVDASYNLLTDIIPGLPKIVERISMRGNAISTLPFSFGKSLNLPNLRMLDLSANHLEQLPKYGFQGVPQLRVLSLANNRLRSLDDTAFIGATRLELLHLQDNGLTHIDERAFLPLADLRNLNLQGNKLNAITDNLFSNNSRLEQLDLSRNLIRTIAPAAFESQRSLEYLDLSSNALSDISVSLSNLANLHEIDLSYNKITHVHADVVSSWRNVVEIRLANNLIVELKHGTFRNLPKLQYLDLSSNEISAVEPGALKHLPELQEFVLADNKLVELKDHVFEDLPNLLASHFQYNTLRYLSPDSFFNSPSMVFLNLSNNNFHNMENIGLRAMRNLEVLDLSTNDVRMVNTMPLRSLNWLVELKMDNNRICKIQGGPFETMPRLRVLSMRNNHLRTIREATFRNLRGNIAILDVDGNPINCSCEMQWLSVWLQETNYPYPGPKCQDGRLLRASRIDRSLCANFDDTNQRTGISTGGANFNNDNANHLPLLNDHGDIFQRELREEFSDECVEVYDTPTGERPLAGESEYFYDQYVDYTPSNETSAYVSTDAPNTAHASTASNSILNAPHKTPLSSDVDLNKTILNTNYFKRPPPPTQSSSPFTIFGYPLPSLNLSRFFGIGQRARKDRGENTNTTKQTTESGLDAMPATHRMHTPHGKVRMYQPNSAEFEKYLSQSDSQYHDASARSRKTTTVAASVDSSSDETMNSETPSSVFKTAFREPTSVERGGFRPIVPEHVGGFIPMPDPSKRRGVVEPIPTPTKYITQQAERNYIPLVAVHADSNPKQLTQQSNLGDSPIEAPTTAEPESEEFETQTYYVTENPAEFTITPSPLTPPYETTTPTNAKVSIRTSSPNSIHTSPQAAATLATAPTNALSTTTTTTSAPTTTRTKSASQAPAFSMRDSDEFDSAGFYDDLEAQSVGMLKPPPLIQTTTAETILLIPPPEEHVEQIKRQSWLTKAPTTTEVSTAIDHIENSAEHPTTPVTSANGPQRQPRPSGGRSIITKVYTPQIQNQYLPTAEEYHRTTPHNDRAFVGSDGAADQLALQHQQQFEYNALDAADAESVDTAASEYQQAERVDRKDGMDWYYESFKKPRLVAPAGSSLRSETHFMGHVGSDGMKVRRVVCVELMFALLLLFGVQILY